The following proteins are co-located in the Peromyscus maniculatus bairdii isolate BWxNUB_F1_BW_parent chromosome 23, HU_Pman_BW_mat_3.1, whole genome shotgun sequence genome:
- the Fam222a gene encoding protein FAM222A — protein sequence MLACLQRTQNPPGQHLACPSKSLELRKCESVASSMHSARYPSPAELDAYAEKVANSPLSIKIFPTNIRVPQHKHLSRTVNGYDTSGQRYSPYPQHAPGYQGLLAIVKAAVSSSSSSGSAVPAGHTKSVLKSVEGKRTKLSPAPVRVGIAPYPVPSALGPLAYPKPPEAPAPPPSLPAATAATSVIPLPGRGLPLPPSNLPSIHSLLCQLNQQCQAPGAAPSACQGVAVPHPSPAKHGPVPSFPSMAYSATAGLPDCRKGTELSQGATSALTLAGATKPAGYAEGGLDYLLWPQKPPPPPPQALRAYGGSGTVTSKSPETCGGRAFERANGSPHNCGVGLPAGFTVGQYFAAPWNSVLVTPTSDCYNPTAAAAAAAAAAVTELGPGAARELAGPPADALSGLASKSVCNTAVLSSSLQSLEYLINDIRPPCIKEQMLGKGYETVAVPRLLDHQHAHIRLPVYR from the coding sequence GCGAGTCAGTGGCCAGCTCCATGCACTCCGCCCGCTACCCAAGCCCAGCCGAGCTGGATGCCTATGCCGAGAAGGTGGCCAACAGCCCACTGTCCATCAAAATCTTCCCCACCAACATCCGGGTGCCCCAGCACAAGCACCTGAGCCGCACGGTCAACGGCTATGACACCAGCGGCCAGCGCTACAGCCCCTACCCTCAGCACGCGCCCGGCTACCAGGGCCTGCTGGCCATCGTCAAGGCTgcggtctcctcctcctcctcctccggctcGGCCGTGCCTGCGGGGCACACCAAGAGTGTGCTGAAGAGTGTGGAGGGCAAGCGGACTAAACTGTCCCCGGCCCCCGTGCGGGTGGGCATCGCACCCTACCCGGTGCCCAGCGCCCTGGGGCCCCTGGCTTACCCGAAGCCACCCGAGgcacccgccccaccccccagcctgccggcagccaccgccgccacctCGGTGATCCCTCTGCCGGGCCGGGGCCTGCCCTTGCCGCCCTCCAACCTGCCCTCTATCCACAGCCTCCTCTGCCAGCTCAACCAGCAGTGCCAGGCCCCGGGGGCTGCACCAAGCGCCTGTCAGGGCGTGGCTgtgccccaccccagccccgccAAGCACGGCCCGGTGCCCAGCTTTCCTAGCATGGCTTACTCGGCCACGGCCGGTCTGCCGGACTGCCGGAAAGGCACAGAACTGAGCCAGGGGGCCACGTCGGCCCTGACGCTGGCTGGGGCCACCAAGCCTGCAGGGTATGCCGAAGGCGGCCTGGACTACCTGCTGTGGCCCCAGaagccgcccccgcccccgccccaggcACTCCGAGCCTACGGAGGAAGCGGCACTGTCACCAGCAAGTCCCCCGAGACGTGTGGCGGGCGGGCGTTCGAGAGGGCCAACGGGTCGCCCCACAACTGTGGCGTGGGGCTGCCCGCCGGCTTCACCGTGGGTCAGTACTTCGCGGCCCCCTGGAACAGTGTTCTGGTGACGCCGACCAGCGACTGCTACAACCccacggcggcggcggcagcggcagcggcggcggcagtgaCAGAGCTGGGGCCAGGAGCTGCCAGGGAGCTAGCGGGGCCTCCCGCCGACGCGCTCTCCGGCCTGGCCAGCAAGAGCGTGTGCAATACCGCGGTGCTGAGCAGCAGTCTCCAGTCGCTGGAGTATCTCATCAATGACATCCGGCCACCCTGCATCAAGGAGCAGATGCTGGGCAAGGGGTACGAGACGGTGGCCGTGCCCCGGCTGCTGGACCACCAGCACGCCCACATCCGCCTGCCTGTCTACAGATAA